In the Salvia splendens isolate huo1 chromosome 16, SspV2, whole genome shotgun sequence genome, TCTCTTCGTTCCGATGGGTATGGCTGGCTGGCACTTGAGCCGCAATAAGATGCTCTTCTTCAGCTGCGCCCTCTTCATCACCCTCGCCGTCGGCGTGCATATCACGCCCTATTTTCCTTCAATTTCCGCTTTCCTCTCCGCTTCCGAGGTAATAATTCCCACGCCGGCTATTTTGTATCATGATTCCTGCTTGCTTTTGCTTCATAGAGTTGTATACAAAGATGTTAGGGAATGCGATGTTGATTCCAATTTTGATGATACCGAAAGTGTTTGTAAGAGGTCGTGGGATTGGATTAAGAATGAGTGTGAGTTTCAGAAGTTGAAGAGATCCGATGCGTCGGATTTGTTGAACGGATCGTGGGTGGTTGTTGCCGGGGACTCGCAGTCGAGATTGATGGCTGTTTCTTTGTTGGAGTTGATTATGGGATCTGAGGGTGTGGAGAGGATTAAAGGGGATTTGTTCAAGAGGCACAGTGATTACTCGGTGATGGTGGAGGAGATCGGGATGCGATTGGATTTCGTTTGGGCTCCCTACGTTGCAAATTTAACTCAATTGACGTTGAGGTATAAGGGAAGTAAAGATTTCCCGGACATTTTGATGATGGGGGCGGGCTTGTGGGATATGCTGCACGTGAACAATGCGACGGAGTTTGGTGTGTCACTGCGGGTTCTGAGGGATAATGTGTTGGCCCTTTTGCCAGTTTCTTCGAGTTTGGATGCTGGGGGTGGAGGGGTGAGCGAGCCTAAAGCCTCTCACTTGTTGCATTTGTTTTGGGTTGGGATG is a window encoding:
- the LOC121772689 gene encoding uncharacterized protein LOC121772689 — translated: MLGAVQLGLLAACVVLFVPMGMAGWHLSRNKMLFFSCALFITLAVGVHITPYFPSISAFLSASEVIIPTPAILYHDSCLLLLHRVVYKDVRECDVDSNFDDTESVCKRSWDWIKNECEFQKLKRSDASDLLNGSWVVVAGDSQSRLMAVSLLELIMGSEGVERIKGDLFKRHSDYSVMVEEIGMRLDFVWAPYVANLTQLTLRYKGSKDFPDILMMGAGLWDMLHVNNATEFGVSLRVLRDNVLALLPVSSSLDAGGGGVSEPKASHLLHLFWVGMPTLITSMLNTAEKKERMTTAMYTSYDNELAGSNLLRQSGGPLLKLDIGLLSEFCGPRCTSDGMHYDEVAYNTALQIMLNALLIESNQKP